From a region of the Myxococcus guangdongensis genome:
- a CDS encoding NAD(P)-binding protein — protein sequence MPVRPSYIHHDGSALMHSPLRLQQAEMYGFFVQGELSRLQATVDANLNAVASGRMPLKALSPYVLLTFTRVGHASSLHPADQRKGWITEVDIVTWILVGEMSPAGKLEHVYLYPCHIFVDDTMALVNGRELFGYPKYLCEYEMPRAGAEALRCALSVKAFQSFSPETPLASHPLLEVDATGRSGNHPPFTRLVDLLDESFALLRTLPDLFDLDRAFWAEALSLLRRPRLEQIFLKQFPDSAGVKAVYQALVVAPSVIDRFHSGRRLDHDYVCTLHALDSFPLAKTLGLKPGPQDVILPFFLHFDFTVHPGVERVDNSSVPGEKIAILGGGLGSMTAAYYLTDSPGWENRYDITVYQLGWRLGGKGASGRNPELGQRIEEHGLHIWFGFYANAFKLIQQAYAHLNRPSGAPLATWRDAFKQHDHVAVAEEVDGQWRHWPVVFPSVPGDPGEGGEELPLKQMAVLMVGWIERWIAQLRQATRVCRQSAVADGNGPGWMGSITDEVMDRVGELGVDVTLEFGTLMALVRDEVPVARSLDGIRHQVIATTLRGIRRLLHLRYGKWSRRSDDVRRLLMTLDLSLTTMKGLFEDGVIARGFDVINDIDLRDWLRKHGADESLSVDSAPVRGVYDLVFAYEGGNPDKPNAEAGTLLRSMARIGLAYKGGIMFKMQAGMGDTLFTPLYQVLKQRGVKFKFFQRVDELVPEGDTIGAIRMTEQVKLASSQQSYDPLVMVKGLECWPSQPKLDQLDPGQAALLREHQVNLESSWSHWPRLYEERFGAPLPSTVLKRGVDFDKVVYGIPVASLPILCPRLLERSPALKATAEKVQSVATQAYQVWLDRDSSRLGWPAFPLGQAPVLTAFTNPFDTWAPLDSLVEREAWPEGHVPRGVSYFCSVFPVDAYPPESDTDFPARCAAKAKQGAIQHLEQHVHALWPAAGLAGAFPWSWVVDPQDGSGPARFDRQFWRANIDPSDRYVLSVVGSSRYRLATDASGFSNLFLTGDWIKTGLNVGCVEAAVMAGMQTSRAMSGHPARIQGEHDL from the coding sequence ATGCCCGTACGACCTTCGTACATCCATCATGACGGCTCGGCCCTGATGCACTCGCCCTTGCGGCTGCAGCAGGCGGAGATGTATGGCTTCTTCGTCCAGGGCGAGCTGTCCCGCCTGCAGGCGACCGTCGACGCCAACCTGAACGCGGTGGCGTCCGGTCGGATGCCTCTCAAGGCCCTCTCACCATACGTCCTGCTGACCTTCACGCGCGTCGGCCACGCGAGCTCCCTCCACCCCGCGGACCAGCGCAAGGGTTGGATTACCGAGGTCGACATCGTCACCTGGATTCTCGTGGGCGAAATGAGTCCCGCGGGCAAGCTGGAACACGTCTACCTGTATCCGTGTCACATCTTCGTCGATGACACGATGGCGCTCGTCAACGGGCGCGAGCTGTTCGGCTATCCGAAGTACCTGTGCGAGTACGAGATGCCACGGGCCGGCGCCGAGGCCCTGCGCTGCGCGCTGTCGGTCAAGGCCTTCCAGTCCTTCTCGCCCGAGACGCCGCTCGCCTCGCATCCCCTGCTGGAGGTGGATGCCACCGGGCGGTCCGGAAACCACCCCCCGTTCACCCGGCTCGTCGACCTGCTCGACGAGTCCTTCGCCCTCCTGCGCACGCTGCCGGACCTCTTCGATTTGGACAGGGCCTTCTGGGCGGAGGCCCTCTCCCTGCTGAGGAGACCCCGCCTCGAGCAGATCTTCCTCAAGCAGTTCCCGGACAGCGCCGGCGTCAAGGCGGTGTACCAGGCACTCGTCGTGGCGCCCTCGGTGATCGACCGCTTCCACAGTGGACGCAGGTTGGACCACGACTACGTGTGCACGCTGCACGCGCTCGACAGCTTCCCGCTCGCGAAGACACTGGGACTGAAGCCGGGCCCTCAGGACGTCATCCTGCCGTTCTTCCTCCACTTCGACTTCACCGTCCACCCCGGCGTCGAGCGCGTCGACAACTCCTCCGTCCCGGGGGAGAAGATCGCCATCCTCGGAGGTGGCCTCGGCTCGATGACGGCCGCGTACTACCTGACCGACTCGCCCGGATGGGAGAACCGCTACGACATCACCGTGTATCAACTCGGCTGGCGTCTGGGTGGAAAGGGCGCCAGTGGACGCAACCCGGAGCTGGGTCAGCGAATCGAGGAGCACGGCCTGCACATCTGGTTCGGCTTCTACGCCAACGCCTTCAAGCTGATTCAACAGGCGTACGCCCACCTGAACCGGCCATCCGGCGCGCCGCTGGCAACCTGGCGGGATGCGTTCAAGCAGCACGACCATGTCGCCGTGGCGGAAGAGGTCGACGGTCAGTGGCGCCACTGGCCCGTCGTGTTCCCGAGCGTGCCTGGAGACCCGGGAGAGGGCGGCGAGGAACTGCCCCTCAAGCAGATGGCGGTGCTGATGGTGGGGTGGATCGAACGCTGGATCGCGCAGCTCCGCCAGGCCACCCGCGTGTGCAGACAGTCGGCGGTGGCGGACGGGAACGGGCCCGGGTGGATGGGGAGCATCACCGATGAGGTGATGGACCGGGTGGGCGAGCTCGGCGTGGACGTGACGCTCGAGTTCGGAACCCTGATGGCGCTGGTCCGCGACGAAGTGCCAGTGGCAAGGAGCCTCGACGGCATCAGACATCAGGTGATCGCCACGACCCTCCGGGGCATCCGAAGATTGCTCCACCTGCGCTATGGGAAGTGGAGCCGTCGGAGCGACGACGTGCGGCGCCTGCTGATGACACTCGACCTGAGCCTCACCACCATGAAGGGGCTGTTCGAGGATGGCGTCATCGCGCGTGGCTTCGACGTCATCAACGACATCGACCTGCGGGACTGGCTCCGCAAGCATGGCGCGGACGAGTCCCTCAGCGTCGACTCGGCGCCGGTTCGCGGCGTCTACGACCTGGTGTTCGCCTACGAGGGTGGCAATCCCGACAAGCCCAATGCGGAGGCCGGCACGCTGCTGCGCTCGATGGCGCGCATCGGGTTGGCCTATAAGGGCGGCATCATGTTCAAGATGCAGGCGGGGATGGGGGACACCCTCTTCACGCCGCTCTACCAGGTGCTGAAGCAGCGGGGCGTGAAGTTCAAGTTCTTCCAGCGCGTGGACGAGCTGGTGCCGGAGGGCGACACCATCGGCGCCATCCGGATGACGGAGCAGGTGAAGCTGGCCTCCTCACAGCAGAGCTACGACCCACTCGTGATGGTCAAGGGCTTGGAGTGCTGGCCAAGCCAGCCGAAGCTCGACCAGCTCGACCCGGGGCAAGCGGCGCTGCTGCGCGAACATCAGGTCAACCTGGAGTCCTCCTGGAGCCACTGGCCTCGCCTGTACGAAGAACGATTCGGCGCGCCGCTCCCCTCCACCGTCCTGAAGCGAGGCGTGGACTTCGACAAGGTCGTGTATGGCATTCCAGTCGCGTCGCTGCCCATCCTGTGCCCGCGCCTCCTGGAGCGCAGCCCCGCGTTGAAGGCCACGGCCGAGAAGGTCCAGAGCGTGGCGACGCAGGCCTATCAAGTGTGGCTGGACCGAGACAGCTCGAGGCTGGGCTGGCCGGCCTTCCCCCTGGGGCAGGCACCCGTCCTGACCGCGTTCACGAATCCCTTCGACACCTGGGCGCCCCTGGACTCCCTGGTGGAACGCGAAGCATGGCCGGAGGGACACGTGCCTCGAGGCGTGTCCTATTTCTGCAGTGTGTTCCCGGTCGATGCCTATCCACCGGAGAGCGACACCGACTTCCCGGCGCGGTGTGCCGCGAAGGCGAAGCAAGGTGCCATCCAGCATCTGGAGCAGCACGTCCATGCGCTGTGGCCGGCCGCGGGTCTGGCGGGCGCGTTCCCATGGTCCTGGGTCGTCGACCCTCAGGATGGAAGTGGGCCCGCCCGCTTCGACCGCCAGTTCTGGCGCGCCAACATCGACCCGTCCGACCGCTATGTGCTGTCGGTGGTGGGCAGCTCGCGGTACCGGCTGGCCACCGACGCCTCCGGGTTCTCGAACCTGTTCCTGACAGGGGATTGGATCAAGACCGGCTTGAATGTCGGCTGCGTCGAGGCGGCCGTGATGGCGGGCATGCAGACGTCACGGGCGATGTCGGGACATCCGGCGAGGATTCAGGGCGAGCACGACCTCTGA
- a CDS encoding acetamidase/formamidase family protein, whose amino-acid sequence MRRLYLAWLFCCVPSLVLAQSVVKEEWVVTTDMWGNALYQGLTLERSGKTLAGTFDGDALEGERTGNEVRFTVTDSRQARYVYTGKVRGERLEGTADVPDTNDKKARVKRAFTARRIPERPSGPPRRHEFTPTSWSNEFSADRAPVLTLWSGDTVKTTTLDSGGMDEHGVSRALYGNPQTGPFFIADARPGDMLAVHLKRLRLNRRSADSLDSIVGRAMTPLLASKATELGKPVRWTLDWEKGVARPESPTEKLKDFTVPLRPMLGGLAVAPGFGSPPVSTGDTGRFGGNMDFNEVVEGNTVFLPVFQPGALLYVGDAHAGQGDGETSQFALETSMEVELTVEVIRGKAPSMPRVESPTHLMVLGQAGSLDDALRQATSGLTQWLAQDYGLSLSESAQVMGTSVQYVVANLAGRSVGVAAKLDKARLATMRRQGGSP is encoded by the coding sequence ATGCGACGACTCTACCTGGCCTGGTTGTTCTGCTGCGTCCCGTCCCTCGTGCTCGCGCAGTCGGTGGTGAAGGAGGAGTGGGTCGTCACCACGGACATGTGGGGCAACGCGCTGTACCAGGGGCTCACGTTGGAGCGCTCGGGGAAGACGCTCGCCGGTACGTTCGACGGTGACGCGCTGGAGGGCGAGCGCACGGGCAATGAGGTCCGCTTCACCGTCACCGACTCACGTCAGGCTCGCTATGTCTACACGGGCAAGGTGCGGGGGGAGCGGCTCGAGGGCACGGCGGATGTGCCGGACACGAACGACAAGAAGGCGCGGGTGAAGCGGGCCTTCACGGCGCGCCGGATTCCGGAGCGGCCTTCGGGCCCGCCGCGTCGGCATGAGTTCACCCCGACGTCGTGGTCGAATGAGTTCTCCGCGGACCGGGCGCCGGTGCTGACACTGTGGTCCGGGGACACGGTGAAGACGACGACGCTCGACTCCGGTGGAATGGATGAGCACGGTGTGTCGCGCGCGCTGTATGGCAATCCTCAGACGGGGCCGTTCTTCATCGCGGATGCACGGCCGGGGGACATGCTGGCGGTCCACTTGAAGCGCCTGCGATTGAACCGGCGGAGCGCGGACAGCCTGGATAGCATCGTCGGACGGGCGATGACGCCGCTGTTGGCGTCGAAGGCGACGGAGCTGGGCAAGCCGGTGCGCTGGACGTTGGATTGGGAGAAGGGCGTGGCGCGGCCGGAGTCGCCCACGGAGAAGCTGAAGGACTTCACGGTGCCGCTGCGGCCGATGCTGGGCGGGCTGGCGGTGGCGCCGGGCTTCGGCTCGCCGCCGGTCTCCACGGGGGACACGGGCCGCTTCGGCGGGAACATGGACTTCAATGAGGTGGTGGAGGGGAACACCGTCTTCCTGCCCGTGTTCCAGCCGGGAGCGCTGCTCTACGTGGGCGACGCGCACGCGGGGCAGGGGGACGGCGAGACGTCGCAGTTCGCGCTGGAGACGTCGATGGAGGTGGAGCTGACGGTGGAGGTCATCCGAGGCAAGGCGCCGTCGATGCCGCGAGTGGAGTCACCCACGCACCTGATGGTGTTGGGACAGGCGGGCTCGCTCGACGATGCCCTGCGCCAGGCGACGAGCGGCCTGACGCAGTGGCTGGCGCAGGACTACGGCCTGTCGCTCTCCGAGAGCGCGCAGGTGATGGGCACGAGCGTGCAGTACGTCGTCGCCAACCTCGCGGGGCGCAGCGTCGGTGTCGCGGCGAAGCTGGACAAGGCCCGGCTGGCCACGATGCGACGCCAGGGTGGGAGTCCGTGA
- a CDS encoding SWIM zinc finger family protein, with protein MTALNHTYLYAGPSELVPVEKGHALRLMTSGGGAPQPYFFEGRLLQPRLTALSLRALSRVVGSRFFIPPAMLNRILREADPVVTCGRGMLRFEGFSGCASTYARVDLTPAAYEGDVASFGTTNVDFNAAMRAALSTVREEEPLSLSVGHAEVALQRGDTRVVERKVPLPLRWLKGFAEVQAYLSRLTPFAELSATEALRFLRGLPRTRGDKSVHYLVPQGRSVRLSSTAAKDAMRITGLERLRVLEDLVPFAKRLVLHADPRGQASVFVLDLGAPRFTLALSSEVWRGFSGEGQALTALAQQAQVEQVLSTLRAELRWEAVLEPRALARKLGTPEALVRQGLQVLGVRGLVGFDSQTAAFFHRELPFDFAQVEALAPRLADARALLAAGAVEADAKEPGAFWVRGSDVTYHVLLDAEGEPLRCGCPWFSRHALDRGPCKHLLAARLHAHRAEDDDSE; from the coding sequence ATGACTGCGCTGAACCATACCTATCTGTACGCGGGCCCCTCCGAGCTCGTCCCCGTGGAGAAGGGGCACGCGCTGCGGCTCATGACGTCGGGCGGCGGCGCGCCCCAGCCGTACTTCTTCGAGGGGCGCCTGCTGCAGCCCCGACTGACGGCGCTGTCGCTGCGGGCCCTCTCGCGCGTGGTGGGCTCGCGCTTCTTCATCCCGCCCGCCATGTTGAATCGCATCCTGCGCGAGGCCGACCCGGTGGTGACGTGCGGGCGAGGCATGCTGCGCTTCGAGGGTTTCTCCGGCTGCGCCAGCACCTACGCCCGCGTGGACCTCACCCCCGCCGCCTACGAGGGTGACGTCGCGTCCTTCGGCACGACGAACGTGGACTTCAACGCCGCCATGCGCGCGGCCCTGTCCACCGTGCGCGAGGAGGAGCCGCTGTCCCTGTCCGTCGGCCACGCGGAGGTCGCGCTCCAGCGAGGCGACACGCGCGTGGTGGAGCGCAAGGTCCCCCTCCCCTTGCGCTGGCTCAAGGGCTTCGCCGAGGTGCAGGCCTACCTGTCGCGCCTCACGCCCTTCGCCGAGCTGTCCGCGACGGAGGCCCTGCGCTTCCTCCGAGGCCTCCCCCGGACTCGCGGCGACAAGAGCGTCCACTACCTGGTGCCCCAGGGGCGCAGCGTGCGATTGAGCTCCACTGCGGCGAAGGACGCGATGCGCATCACCGGCCTGGAGCGACTTCGGGTGCTCGAAGACCTGGTCCCCTTCGCGAAGCGGCTCGTCCTGCACGCGGACCCGCGAGGACAGGCCAGCGTCTTCGTGCTCGACCTGGGAGCTCCACGCTTCACGCTGGCGCTCTCGAGCGAGGTCTGGCGTGGCTTCTCCGGCGAGGGACAGGCGCTGACGGCCCTGGCGCAACAGGCCCAGGTGGAGCAGGTGCTGAGCACGCTGCGCGCGGAGCTGCGCTGGGAGGCCGTGCTGGAACCGCGGGCGCTGGCACGCAAGCTGGGCACTCCCGAGGCGCTCGTCCGGCAGGGGCTCCAGGTGCTCGGCGTGCGAGGGCTGGTGGGGTTCGACTCGCAGACGGCCGCGTTCTTCCACCGTGAGCTGCCCTTCGACTTCGCGCAGGTCGAGGCCCTCGCGCCGCGCCTCGCGGATGCCCGGGCCTTGCTCGCTGCGGGGGCGGTGGAAGCGGACGCGAAGGAGCCTGGCGCCTTCTGGGTGCGCGGCTCGGACGTCACGTACCACGTGCTCCTGGACGCAGAGGGGGAGCCGCTGCGCTGTGGCTGCCCCTGGTTCTCCCGGCACGCGCTGGACCGAGGGCCGTGCAAACACCTTCTCGCGGCGCGGCTGCACGCCCATCGCGCCGAGGACGACGATTCGGAATGA
- a CDS encoding DUF6493 family protein — MSASLLDPLLAAPSLEASTALLERLSQAERRKLGAEVTSRLKALHDEPYTQTLPPRLHALTLLYFFCVPPSEWKRRLLSGLPEETAQVALKLEAPGLEDAAERLVELDTAFGAVARNLVRAGVSRRPTHDNYILSLLGVDVRFSPNPLDADPRVREDEVWHLFEVEGGGELSLAARDKYTPDAKTWAQTFLRHMRQGTLDRARLLDATLGALERDFAAFRAGWFSRFHQSMEPTHAELERHRERYLRLLGSTIPATVSLALEVVGTLDARRPYPESTLRPALEPVLLARHKAAAQQATKRLLALAERETADARQRVLHTLATGLSHEDVDVQKAVFKALTTLASPPDATLRAAVEERVDAVAASLKKQVQTWLGAESVRAPPSKAAPVPPSPPNEVDSAPVSPCEPRFAVSPIEDLDSLIAAFSSGLEDASDPMEVERLLDGVARLGGQRPDDFARRTSALGKRAKKSCAKPYQEPMAFRLASLALAWLAPHGQAVAALRELPKTELSPAHKVFLPLLDARLLDIARALDAGHTDGLLSLPSHAGGWIAPERLVERVLARATEPSHTDLSVALSRLAPAEKSRAAQPPSRKGQPHGETLKLIDWTSGLGRTEPRGPEAFLAVARRLRGVTEPSVHTFTVKARQSGEYTFHHLHVSTKPKLKATREDLPGWMLSARIDGVEKPYARWTATLWPSDMEAYFASRAEGLAANLDWFEASWGNTACYEQLLHPWLHLGPMGRLVLALGLAAKKPGESGVSVDAAIDALATGRLSPEELGATMGELRTTGLVKLKRWATTLTRVASASEHHARQVSVALQRALRKNSHAAPRDEGSLVKLLLELLSQTETRLEDTEAWDYLRDTPHRKSLEALAPTSSSAAPPPPSGARRTTPRRAARRPPTAAR, encoded by the coding sequence ATGAGCGCCTCCTTGCTGGACCCCCTCCTCGCCGCGCCGAGCCTCGAAGCCAGCACCGCCCTGCTGGAGCGCCTGTCCCAAGCCGAGCGGAGGAAGCTCGGCGCCGAGGTGACGAGCCGACTCAAGGCGCTCCATGACGAGCCCTATACCCAGACGCTCCCGCCACGCCTCCACGCGCTGACCCTGCTGTACTTCTTCTGCGTCCCGCCCTCCGAGTGGAAGCGGAGGCTCCTGTCGGGCCTGCCCGAGGAGACCGCCCAGGTGGCCCTGAAGCTGGAGGCCCCGGGGCTCGAGGACGCGGCCGAGCGACTGGTCGAGCTCGACACCGCCTTCGGCGCGGTGGCCCGAAACCTGGTGCGCGCGGGCGTGTCGCGGCGCCCCACCCACGACAACTACATCCTGAGCCTGCTGGGCGTGGACGTGCGCTTCAGCCCGAACCCGCTCGACGCCGACCCGCGCGTGCGCGAGGACGAGGTGTGGCACCTCTTCGAGGTCGAAGGTGGCGGCGAGCTGAGCCTCGCCGCGAGGGACAAGTACACCCCCGACGCGAAGACCTGGGCCCAGACGTTCCTGCGTCACATGCGCCAGGGGACCCTCGACCGCGCGCGGCTGCTGGACGCCACGCTGGGCGCCCTGGAGCGCGACTTCGCGGCCTTCCGGGCGGGCTGGTTCTCTCGCTTCCATCAATCGATGGAGCCGACGCACGCGGAGCTGGAGCGACACCGCGAGCGATACCTGCGCCTGCTGGGCAGCACCATCCCGGCGACGGTCAGCCTCGCGCTGGAGGTGGTGGGCACGCTGGACGCGCGCCGCCCCTACCCCGAGTCCACCTTGCGGCCCGCGCTGGAGCCCGTGCTCCTCGCCCGACACAAGGCCGCCGCGCAACAAGCGACGAAGCGGCTGCTGGCCCTCGCCGAGCGGGAGACCGCGGACGCCCGTCAGCGCGTCCTGCACACGCTGGCCACCGGCCTCTCTCACGAGGACGTGGATGTGCAGAAGGCCGTGTTCAAGGCCCTGACGACCCTGGCGAGCCCTCCCGATGCGACCCTTCGTGCCGCGGTCGAAGAGCGCGTGGACGCAGTCGCCGCGTCGCTGAAGAAGCAGGTCCAGACCTGGCTCGGCGCGGAGTCGGTCCGCGCGCCCCCGTCAAAGGCGGCGCCCGTCCCACCCTCGCCCCCCAATGAGGTCGACAGCGCACCGGTGTCGCCGTGTGAGCCCCGCTTCGCGGTGTCCCCCATCGAGGACCTCGACTCCCTCATCGCGGCCTTCTCCTCGGGCCTCGAGGACGCGAGCGACCCGATGGAGGTCGAGCGCCTCCTGGATGGCGTGGCCCGGCTCGGAGGACAGCGGCCCGACGACTTCGCGCGCCGGACCTCCGCGCTGGGCAAGCGGGCGAAGAAGTCGTGCGCGAAGCCCTATCAGGAGCCCATGGCCTTCCGCCTGGCCAGCCTCGCCCTCGCGTGGCTCGCGCCTCACGGACAGGCCGTGGCCGCGCTGCGCGAGCTTCCCAAGACCGAGCTCTCGCCCGCGCACAAGGTCTTCCTCCCGCTGCTGGACGCGCGCCTCCTGGACATCGCTCGCGCGCTCGACGCGGGTCACACCGACGGACTGTTGTCGCTCCCCTCGCACGCGGGTGGATGGATTGCGCCGGAGCGACTGGTGGAGCGGGTGCTCGCGCGAGCCACCGAGCCCTCTCACACGGACTTGTCCGTCGCCCTGAGCCGACTCGCGCCCGCGGAGAAGTCACGCGCGGCCCAGCCACCATCGCGCAAGGGCCAGCCCCATGGGGAGACGTTGAAGCTCATCGACTGGACCTCGGGGCTCGGACGCACGGAGCCTCGTGGACCCGAAGCGTTCCTGGCCGTGGCGCGCAGGCTCCGGGGCGTCACCGAGCCTTCCGTCCACACCTTCACCGTCAAGGCCCGGCAGTCCGGCGAGTACACGTTCCACCACCTGCACGTGTCCACGAAGCCCAAGCTCAAGGCGACGCGCGAAGACCTCCCGGGCTGGATGCTCTCGGCGAGAATCGATGGCGTGGAGAAGCCCTACGCGCGCTGGACGGCGACGCTCTGGCCCTCAGACATGGAGGCTTACTTCGCAAGCCGCGCGGAGGGGCTGGCCGCGAACCTCGACTGGTTCGAGGCGAGCTGGGGAAACACCGCGTGCTACGAGCAACTGCTCCATCCCTGGCTGCACCTGGGCCCCATGGGGCGGCTGGTGCTCGCGCTCGGGCTCGCGGCGAAGAAGCCCGGAGAGTCCGGCGTGAGCGTGGACGCGGCCATCGATGCCCTCGCCACCGGGAGGCTCTCGCCGGAGGAGCTGGGCGCGACGATGGGCGAGCTGCGCACCACGGGTCTCGTGAAGCTCAAGCGCTGGGCCACGACGCTCACGCGGGTGGCCAGCGCGTCCGAGCACCATGCCCGGCAGGTCTCCGTCGCCCTCCAGCGCGCCCTGCGCAAGAACTCCCACGCGGCGCCTCGCGACGAGGGCTCGCTCGTGAAGCTCCTGTTGGAGCTCTTGTCCCAGACGGAGACGCGGCTCGAGGACACCGAGGCCTGGGACTACCTCCGGGACACGCCCCATCGGAAGTCCCTCGAGGCCCTGGCACCTACGTCTTCTTCAGCTGCGCCTCCACCGCCTTCAGGAGCGCGTCGAACGACTCCTCGAAGAGCCGCACGCCGTCCACCGACAGCCGCTCGGTGA